The sequence CTGCGAGGGCAGCCACCTGGGGAAGGGCTGCCACGTGGCCGCCGGCAGCTTGGTGAAGGCGCGGGCGGTGTTCCCGGACTACGCGCTGGTGGAGGGCTTCCCCGCGACGCAGGTGGGCACGCGCACGTCACCGCCGGAGCCGCCGCGCTGGGTGCTGCGGCCCGAGGACCTGCCGGGCCTGCGCCGCATGGGGTGAGAGGATTTGCACGGGCCGTGCGTCCTCTGGCAGGGTCGCGGGCCATGGAACCGCTCAACGCAATCATCGAGATCGCGGGCCCGCTGCTGCTGGGGTTGGTCTGTGGTGCGCTCTTCCGCAAGGTCGTGTACCCGCGCATCCTCGAGCAGTTGGGAGAACGGGTCCGGCGGGTGACCACCGCCACCAGCACGGTGTCGCTGGTGGTGCAGATCGGCATCGCGCTGGGCCTGGCGGCCGCGTGCCATGCGTCCCACGCCATGGCGACGCTGATGTGGCTGCACGAGCACCTGCCCTCGCTGCCCTTCGCGCTCACGGAGGGGCTGATCCACTGGGTCTTCCTGGGGGCGACCTTCTTCACCGGCTACTCCCTGGCCCTGATTCCCTCCTCGGGCTCCGAGGAGGCACAGGCCTCCGGCACGGTCTAGACCCAGAAGACCACGTCGCGCTCCGCGTCCTCGGGACCGGGGCCGTGCGCGCCTTCGCGCAGCCAGCGGCGGTAGGCCTCGATGTCCGCGTGGTGCAGGTCCGCCTCCGTGCCGGAGTACACGCCGCCACCGGGGCCGTCCGTCAGTCCCTGACGCTGCGTCTCCATGATGACGACGTCCTGCTGGATGACCTGCCGCGTGTACCAGCGCACCAGCGGCGTCAGCGCTCGGCCCACCCATGCTCCCGGCACGTCCACCGGCAGCCGGTAGCTGATGGCCGTGTACACGAGCGTGTCCGCGGGCCCGATGGGCGTGCACTGCGAGTTGATGGCGAAGCCGCTGTCGCCCCACTGGTAGTCCACGCGCGTGACGTTGGGGACGATGAATTCGTCCGTGTGCACGAGCGGCAGGCCGCGCGGGTTGAACAGCCGCCCCAGGCCCGTGAGCGCGTCCTCCTCCTGGTGGTAGGTCATCCGCACGCGGCCCGCGTGGCGCTTCACGGTGGAGGGCACGCGCTTGCGCGTGGGGTCGCGGAACCAGCCGCGGTGCACGAAGGATGTGTGCGGCACGTCCATGAAGTTCTCCACCAGGTTCGTCACGCCGTTCGAGAAGCGCGTCACCATGAAGTACACGGTCCAGCCGCGCTCGCCCCAGTAGGGCACCCGGAAGGGTTCGGCTCGGGCCTGCGTCACGTCCGCGCCCAGGTAGACGTAGACGAGCCCATCCTGTTCCCGCGTGGGAAAGCGCGCGAGCCTTCCCAGGTCGCACGGCGCGGGCTTGAGGCCTTCGTGCGCGCAGGCGTGCGCGTTTAGCTTCTCGCCGCGCTGGGATGGACCCAGCGCGGGGATCTCCACCACGGCGCCGGACGCGTCATAGACCCAGCCGTGATACGGGCAGCCGAGCCGTCCGTCGAACACGTCGCCCTTCGACAGGCGCGCGTTGCGGTGGAGGCAGCGGTCGCGCAGCGCGGTGGGAGCGCCGTCCGGTCCGCGGAAGAGGACCAGCCCCGTGCCGAACACGGTGCGCGCGAGGGGCTTGTTCGCGGGCAGCTCCGTGGAGAGGCACGCCACGTACCAGAAGTCCTTCAGCGCGCCGCAGCGGTTGAGGTCCGCCTCCGCGTCCAGGTCCACCGTGCGCACCGTCATGACGTCCCTCGAGCGAACCATTCCGTCCAACCGGGCTGGCGGTGCAGATCCACGGGCTTGATGTCCCCCGCGCGCTGTCCCAACTGGATGCACCGGGCCTCGTAGCGCCGGGCCCCCTGTGTCACGCGCACCGCCTGCACGGGACCGAGCTGTCCCAGCTCCCGTGCGTAGCGGTAGTGGTGCCCTTCGCACAGGGCGCGCTCCACGTTCGCGGCGACGGCGTCGGGGGGCTGATCCGTTTCGAGGAACAGGCGATAGGCCGGCGGCGTCCCCCACTCCGGCGCGAGCATGGCGAAGGTGGGACGCGCGGGGCCCAGCGCGGCGTCCAGCACCGTGCCCACTCGCGCGGCGGAGAGCTTTTCTCCCACGAGGTCCGATACCGAGTCCGCGCGTCCGAGGAACCGCAGGCAGGGCGTCGCGTGCACGAAGCCTTCCACCCGGACGAGGTCCCCCAGCCGGTAGCGCAGCAGTCCGCCGGACGTGGAGAGGAGTACCGCATAGGTGCGGCCCGCCGTCAGCTCGTGCGCCAGGAGTGGCCGTGTGTCGGGATGCTCGGGATCCATGAACTCGAGGAAGTGGCTTCGGACCGCGAGCACCGGCGCGGGCGCGTCGAAGAGGGGCACCGTGATGACGCCCTCCGTGGCGAGCAGGCCCTTGCCCTGGACCTCGACACCCGGGAAGCGGCGGCATGCGCTGGCCACGGCGTGCGCGGCCTGGGCGTCCGTCCACATGCTCAAGAGCGCGAGCCCCGGCCACAGCGCGCGAGCGGAGGGCAAGCCTTCCCGCAAGGCAGCGCGGAGCACCTGGGCCCTCGCTGTGTCACGCACGCCCTGGAGCCCCTGCACGAGCACCATCCAGGCAGGGTCTCCAGGCACGGGTGCGCCGTCAGCGTCCTGGCCGGGAGGCCGCAGAGTTCCCCGCTCCAGGTCCTCCGCGAGCCGTTCGCCGTGCCGCTCCAGTGCGTCCATCAGCAGCGTGAGGAAGCTGGGGTTCCAGACGCTGATCAGCGACAGGTTCGAGCACCGCGCCAGGAACCACAGCGTCACGTAACGGCAAGGCTCGACATGCGGAGCCTGGCCCACGATGCCCGGCACGGCGAAGACGCGCGAGAGCAGCGGCTGCAACGGACGCGGGAACCACGCGCTGTCCTCGGCCGAGCCCACGGGGATCCCTCCCGCCGTCCGGTGTTGCCTGCGGCCCAGTGGGGAGATGGACCAGTAGCTGGGACCCTCACGCACCGCGGGGCGGCGCAGGAACACCTCATGCAACATGGGCGCGAGCGCGCGCTGGAACTCGCGCAGCATCCCGTGTGTCACGGGCACGCGCTTGGACGCGCCGGAGGAGCCACCGGACAGCTCGAAGCGCAGCACAGGCTCGCGTGTGAGGATCCGCGCTTCTCCTCGAGCGATGCGCTCCACGTCCTCCGCCACAGTGTCCGGAGTGGACACCGGCACCGCGTCCTGGAACTCCCGAGCCGTGCGGATGCGTCCGAAGTGCGCAACGCGGCCCGCCTGCGCCGTGCCTTCCACGGCGGCCAGGATGCGCGTCAGGCACTCCGCCTGCGCGGCCTCCGGTTCCCGCAGCGCATGACGAAAGCGCAGCGCGGATGGCGTCAGCGCCGCCATCGTCGCGGACAGCATCGTGCGTGAAGTCAGCACGCCCGGGCTCCACACGAAGGCGTCCGCAGCGCGGACGTCGTCATTGCAGCCATCGTCGCGTTCAGCATGCTTCGCGAAGTCAGCACATCAGGTCCCTACGCCGACCCGTGAGGCATCGCGCTCACGGCGGGCCCAGCGGCGCAGCTGGCCCCAGATGCTTCGCGCCAGCGCCCTTGCCAGATCCCAGCCCCGGATCTCCACCAGACACACCAGCTCCTCGCCTTCGGCGTGGCCGGGATTTCGCTCCGCGAAGTAGGCGATGTGCGGATGCGCCGCCGCGTCCCTGTCGATGGGCGACACGCCGTCCCGCACCCGGTAGTGCGCTCCGTCGAAGCGCAGCGTTCCTTTCGCTCCGTCGTACTGCGCGCCGAACCACCGCGTCGCCAGTCCTCGCAGGAACTCCGAGCGCCCTTCCGGCGGCTCCCAGTCCCGGCGTGGATGCGTGCGCGGGAAGTAGTTCACCGCCAGCAGGTAGGTCTTGTACCCGCCCGACAGCAGCAGCCAGTACAGCGGCCTCCACGGCCTCCTCAGCTTGCGCGCGAGCAGCAACCTTCCGAACACCACCTGCAACGTCTTGTGCCCCCACCAGTCCGGGTGGATCACCGTGTCGCCCGAGTACAGCACCTCCGCCCCCTCCTCCTCCGCCACCCGCACCGTGCTGAACCCCACCAACTCCCGGGTGCGCCTCGCGTGCAGCAGGAACACCCACTGCTTCGCGTCCAGGTCCGCGTGGAAACGCTCCGGACTCACGCCCACGTAGCAGCACTGCATCAGCGCCAACATCCGTGCCCGAGTGCTCGCGTCCAGGTCCTCGCGCCGCACCGTGGTGCCCTTCATCGCGGAGAGCATCGCCTCAGCGCCCTCCCCGCTGCGCCGTGGGCGCGGGCGGCTGGCGCACCTCCTGGTAGCGGTCCGCCTCC comes from Corallococcus macrosporus and encodes:
- a CDS encoding aromatic ring-hydroxylating oxygenase subunit alpha → MTVRTVDLDAEADLNRCGALKDFWYVACLSTELPANKPLARTVFGTGLVLFRGPDGAPTALRDRCLHRNARLSKGDVFDGRLGCPYHGWVYDASGAVVEIPALGPSQRGEKLNAHACAHEGLKPAPCDLGRLARFPTREQDGLVYVYLGADVTQARAEPFRVPYWGERGWTVYFMVTRFSNGVTNLVENFMDVPHTSFVHRGWFRDPTRKRVPSTVKRHAGRVRMTYHQEEDALTGLGRLFNPRGLPLVHTDEFIVPNVTRVDYQWGDSGFAINSQCTPIGPADTLVYTAISYRLPVDVPGAWVGRALTPLVRWYTRQVIQQDVVIMETQRQGLTDGPGGGVYSGTEADLHHADIEAYRRWLREGAHGPGPEDAERDVVFWV
- a CDS encoding GH3 auxin-responsive promoter family protein; its protein translation is MLSATMAALTPSALRFRHALREPEAAQAECLTRILAAVEGTAQAGRVAHFGRIRTAREFQDAVPVSTPDTVAEDVERIARGEARILTREPVLRFELSGGSSGASKRVPVTHGMLREFQRALAPMLHEVFLRRPAVREGPSYWSISPLGRRQHRTAGGIPVGSAEDSAWFPRPLQPLLSRVFAVPGIVGQAPHVEPCRYVTLWFLARCSNLSLISVWNPSFLTLLMDALERHGERLAEDLERGTLRPPGQDADGAPVPGDPAWMVLVQGLQGVRDTARAQVLRAALREGLPSARALWPGLALLSMWTDAQAAHAVASACRRFPGVEVQGKGLLATEGVITVPLFDAPAPVLAVRSHFLEFMDPEHPDTRPLLAHELTAGRTYAVLLSTSGGLLRYRLGDLVRVEGFVHATPCLRFLGRADSVSDLVGEKLSAARVGTVLDAALGPARPTFAMLAPEWGTPPAYRLFLETDQPPDAVAANVERALCEGHHYRYARELGQLGPVQAVRVTQGARRYEARCIQLGQRAGDIKPVDLHRQPGWTEWFARGTS